A part of Salmo trutta chromosome 15, fSalTru1.1, whole genome shotgun sequence genomic DNA contains:
- the LOC115149536 gene encoding uncharacterized protein LOC115149536 isoform X3: MSCTETIMGDIIVVGIMVMGDIIVVGIIIMGDIIVVGIMVMGDIIIVGIIIMDGIIVVGIMVMGDIIVVGIIIMDGIIVVGIMVMGDIIVVGIIIMGDIIVVGIIIVGAIIVVCIIVMCDIIAVDIIVMGIIIVGDMIIVGIIVMDGIIVVGIIVVGDIIVVGIIVMGDIIVVGIIVMGDIIIVQKGSS, translated from the exons ATGTCATGTACTGAAACAATCATGGGTGACATTATCGTAGTGGGCATTATGGTCATGGGTGAC ATTATCGTAGTGGGCATTATCATCATGGGCGACATTATCGTAGTGGGCATTATGGTCATGGGTGACATTATCATAGTGGGCATTATCATCATGGACGGCATTATCGTAGTGGGCATTATGGTCATGGGTGACATTATCGTAGTGGGCATTATCATCATGGACGGCATTATCGTAGTGGGCATTATGGTCATGGGTGACATTATCGTAGTGGGCATTATCATCATGGGCGACATTATCGTCGTGGGCATTATCATTGTGGGTGCCATTATCGTAGTGTGCATTATCGTCATGTGCGACATTATCGCCGTGGACATTATCGTCATGGGCATTATTATCGTGGGTGACATGATCATAGTTGGCATTATCGTCATGGACGGCATTATCGTGGTGGGCATTATCGTCGTGGGCGACATTATCGTAGTGGGCATTATCGTCATGGGCGACATTATCGTAGTGGGCATTATCGTCATGGGCGACATTATCATAGTGCAAAAAGGGTCTTCATGA
- the LOC115149536 gene encoding uncharacterized protein LOC115149536 isoform X1 translates to MSCTETIMGDIIVVGIMVMGDIIVVGIMVMGDIIVVGIIIMGDIIVVGIMVMGDIIIVGIIIMDGIIVVGIMVMGDIIVVGIIIMDGIIVVGIMVMGDIIVVGIIIMGDIIVVGIIIVGAIIVVCIIVMCDIIAVDIIVMGIIIVGDMIIVGIIVMDGIIVVGIIVVGDIIVVGIIVMGDIIVVGIIVMGDIIIVQKGSS, encoded by the exons ATGTCATGTACTGAAACAATCATGGGTGACATTATCGTAGTGGGCATTATGGTCATGGGTGAC ATTATCGTAGTGGGCATTATGGTCATGGGCGACATTATCGTAGTGGGCATTATCATCATGGGCGACATTATCGTAGTGGGCATTATGGTCATGGGTGACATTATCATAGTGGGCATTATCATCATGGACGGCATTATCGTAGTGGGCATTATGGTCATGGGTGACATTATCGTAGTGGGCATTATCATCATGGACGGCATTATCGTAGTGGGCATTATGGTCATGGGTGACATTATCGTAGTGGGCATTATCATCATGGGCGACATTATCGTCGTGGGCATTATCATTGTGGGTGCCATTATCGTAGTGTGCATTATCGTCATGTGCGACATTATCGCCGTGGACATTATCGTCATGGGCATTATTATCGTGGGTGACATGATCATAGTTGGCATTATCGTCATGGACGGCATTATCGTGGTGGGCATTATCGTCGTGGGCGACATTATCGTAGTGGGCATTATCGTCATGGGCGACATTATCGTAGTGGGCATTATCGTCATGGGCGACATTATCATAGTGCAAAAAGGGTCTTCATGA
- the LOC115149536 gene encoding uncharacterized protein LOC115149536 isoform X4: protein MSCTETIMGDIIVVGIIIMGDIIVVGIMVMGDIIIVGIIIMDGIIVVGIMVMGDIIVVGIIIMDGIIVVGIMVMGDIIVVGIIIMGDIIVVGIIIVGAIIVVCIIVMCDIIAVDIIVMGIIIVGDMIIVGIIVMDGIIVVGIIVVGDIIVVGIIVMGDIIVVGIIVMGDIIIVQKGSS from the exons ATGTCATGTACTGAAACAATCATGGGTGAC ATTATCGTAGTGGGCATTATCATCATGGGCGACATTATCGTAGTGGGCATTATGGTCATGGGTGACATTATCATAGTGGGCATTATCATCATGGACGGCATTATCGTAGTGGGCATTATGGTCATGGGTGACATTATCGTAGTGGGCATTATCATCATGGACGGCATTATCGTAGTGGGCATTATGGTCATGGGTGACATTATCGTAGTGGGCATTATCATCATGGGCGACATTATCGTCGTGGGCATTATCATTGTGGGTGCCATTATCGTAGTGTGCATTATCGTCATGTGCGACATTATCGCCGTGGACATTATCGTCATGGGCATTATTATCGTGGGTGACATGATCATAGTTGGCATTATCGTCATGGACGGCATTATCGTGGTGGGCATTATCGTCGTGGGCGACATTATCGTAGTGGGCATTATCGTCATGGGCGACATTATCGTAGTGGGCATTATCGTCATGGGCGACATTATCATAGTGCAAAAAGGGTCTTCATGA
- the LOC115149536 gene encoding uncharacterized protein LOC115149536 isoform X2 gives MSCTETIMGDIIVVGIMVMGDIIVVGIIIMGDIIVVGIMVMGDIIIVGIIIMDGIIVVGIMVMGDIIVVGIIIMDGIIVVGIMVMGDIIVVGIIIMGDIIVVGIIIVGAIIVVCIIVMCDIIAVDIIVMGIIIVGDMIIVGIIVMDGIIVVGIIVVGDIIVVGIIVMGDIIVVGIIVMGDIIIVQKGSS, from the exons ATGTCATGTACTGAAACAATCATGGGTGAC ATTATCGTAGTGGGCATTATGGTCATGGGCGACATTATCGTAGTGGGCATTATCATCATGGGCGACATTATCGTAGTGGGCATTATGGTCATGGGTGACATTATCATAGTGGGCATTATCATCATGGACGGCATTATCGTAGTGGGCATTATGGTCATGGGTGACATTATCGTAGTGGGCATTATCATCATGGACGGCATTATCGTAGTGGGCATTATGGTCATGGGTGACATTATCGTAGTGGGCATTATCATCATGGGCGACATTATCGTCGTGGGCATTATCATTGTGGGTGCCATTATCGTAGTGTGCATTATCGTCATGTGCGACATTATCGCCGTGGACATTATCGTCATGGGCATTATTATCGTGGGTGACATGATCATAGTTGGCATTATCGTCATGGACGGCATTATCGTGGTGGGCATTATCGTCGTGGGCGACATTATCGTAGTGGGCATTATCGTCATGGGCGACATTATCGTAGTGGGCATTATCGTCATGGGCGACATTATCATAGTGCAAAAAGGGTCTTCATGA
- the LOC115149535 gene encoding UDP-glucuronosyltransferase 2A1-like, which yields MVSVRLLLLSVALLLCGCLGTQGGNVLVFPGEYSHWLNMRVILEELVERNHSVTVLVSTASPSINFSRPESFGFKVYDVPFEKQDWQALNEDFIKWWLNESQNASMLQLGLWIRDLLQKMNVLTVNMCKSMFNNEELLESLRQSKFDALLSDPMFPCSDLIADALDLPLIFSLRFSFGMVIERQCAQVPAPSSYVPSPELPYTDKMSFFERVHNFVTYTFCDVFMNVHLLTTMDTLYSEIKGSPTRFCELMGKADIWLIRTYWDIEYPRPFLPNFKFVGGLHCKPAKPLSEDMEEFVQSSGDDGIVVFSLGSMVKNLTTERGNTVATALGRIPQKVLWRYSGEKPETLAPNTRVYEWIPQNDLLGHPKTKAFITHGGTNGLYEAIYHGVPMVGIPLFADQSVNVMHMKTKGAAVVMDFNKMTSDDLTEGLNSVINDPSYKENMMRLSSLHHDQPMKPLDTAVFWIEFVMRNKGAKHLRVESHNLTWYQYHCLDVTAALLSVVALFIIVSVKTCTFCFRKSKARQKTE from the exons ATGGTTTCTGTGAGGCTACTGCTGCTGTCGGTGGCCCTCTTGCTCTGCGGGTGTCTGGGCACACAGGGTGGCAATGTGCTGGTCTTTCCTGGAGAGTACAGTCACTGGCTCAACATGCGAGTGATCCTGGAGGAACTAGTGGAGAGGAACCATAGCGTTACAGTGTTGGTGTCCACCGCCTCGCCGTCCATCAACTTCTCCAGGCCAGAGAGTTTCGGCTTCAAGGTTTACGATGTACCCTTTGAAAAACAAGACTGGCAGGCTCTCAATGAGGACTTTATAAAGTGGTGGTTGAACGAGTCTCAGAACGCGTCCATGCTGCAGCTGGGGCTGTGGATCAGAGACCTCCTACAGAAAATGAATGTTTTAACGGTCAACATGTGTAAGTCTATGTTCAATAACGAAGAGCTTCTGGAGTCACTGAGACAGTCCAAGTTTGACGCGCTCCTTTCTGATCCGATGTTCCCATGCAGTGACTTAATCGCGGATGCTCTTGACTTGCCTCTGATTTTCTCCCTAAGGTTCTCGTTTGGCATGGTAATAGAGAGGCAATGTGCACAGGTGCCAGCACCCTCCTCTTACGTCCCTTCTCCGGAATTGCCGTATACAGACAAAATGAGTTTCTTTGAGCGGGTCCACAATTTTGTTACTTATACTTTTTGTGATGTCTTTATGAATGTACACTTACTAACGACCATGGACACTTTGTACAGTGAGATAAAGG GAAGTCCGACTAGGTTCTGTGAGCTGATGGGGAAGGCTGACATCTGGTTGATACGAACATACTGGGACATTGAGTATCCTCGACCTTTCCTGCCAAACTTCAAATTTGTGGGAGGACTTCACTGCAAACCTGCAAAGCCACTTTCAGAG GACATGGAGGAGTTTGTGCAGAGTTCAGGAGACGATGGCATCGTAGTGTTTTCACTGGGCTCCATGGTCAAGAACCTGACTACAGAGAGAGGAAACACCGTAGCCACTGCATTGGGACGGATACCACAGAAG GTGCTGTGGAGATACAGTGGGGAGAAACCAGAAACCCTGGCTCCCAACACAAGAGTTTATGAGTGGATTCCACAGAATGACTTACTAG GTCATCCAAAGACCAAAGCCTTCATCACTCACGGTGGAACCAACGGACTCTATGAAGCCATCTACCATGGAGTTCCTATGGTGGGTATCCCTCTGTTCGCTGACCAGTCAGTGAACGTCATGCACATGAAGACCAAAGGAGCGGCTGTCGTGATGGACTTCAACAAGATGACATCCGATGATCTGACGGAAGGACTCAACTCTGTGATCAATGATCCGTC GTACAAAGAAAACATGATGAGGCTTTCCAGTCTCCACCACGACCAGCCGATGAAGCCACTGGATACAGCAGTGTTCTGGATTGAGTTTGTGATGCGCAACAAGGGAGCCAAGCACCTGAGGGTGGAGTCCCATAACCTGACCTGGTATCAGTATCACTGTCTGGACGTCACAGCTGCCCTGCTCTCCGTAGTGGCACTCTTCATTATAGTCTCAGTTAAAACATGTACTTTCTGCTTCAGGAAAAGTAAAGCGAGACAGAAGACAGAGTGA